The Ancylobacter sp. WKF20 genome contains a region encoding:
- a CDS encoding 2,3-dihydro-2,3-dihydroxybenzoate dehydrogenase, translated as MRDSGLNGKLALVTGAAGGIGAAVVRLLVEEGARVVATDLDEDGVKALASEFGGAVTPFRLDVSSSMDVTALIGLIVHHIGPIDLLANVAGVLSNTVVTELTDAEWERVLSINAGGVFRVSREVAKVMQARRRGAIVTVSSNAAGIPRHAMAAYAASKAAATMFTRCLGLELASHGIRCNIVAPGSTLTPMQTGMWADENGAARVIAGTPEIFKAGIPLGKLATPDEVAEAVVFLLSDRASHITMTDLYVDGGATLRG; from the coding sequence ATGCGCGACAGCGGTCTGAACGGCAAGCTCGCCCTCGTCACCGGCGCCGCTGGCGGCATCGGCGCGGCGGTGGTGCGGCTCCTGGTGGAGGAGGGCGCCCGCGTCGTCGCCACGGATCTCGACGAGGACGGGGTGAAGGCGCTCGCCAGCGAGTTCGGCGGGGCGGTGACCCCGTTCCGGCTGGATGTGTCCTCCAGCATGGATGTGACTGCACTCATCGGCCTGATCGTCCACCACATCGGCCCCATCGACCTCCTCGCCAACGTTGCCGGCGTGCTCTCCAACACGGTGGTGACGGAGCTCACCGATGCGGAGTGGGAGCGGGTGCTAAGTATCAATGCCGGCGGGGTTTTTCGCGTCAGCCGGGAGGTCGCGAAGGTCATGCAGGCGCGCCGGCGCGGGGCGATCGTGACGGTATCATCGAACGCCGCCGGCATTCCCCGCCACGCCATGGCCGCCTACGCCGCCTCCAAAGCCGCCGCCACCATGTTCACCCGCTGCCTCGGGCTGGAGCTCGCAAGTCACGGAATTCGCTGCAATATTGTCGCTCCGGGCTCGACGCTGACGCCGATGCAGACCGGCATGTGGGCGGATGAGAACGGCGCCGCGCGCGTCATCGCCGGCACGCCGGAGATCTTCAAGGCCGGCATTCCACTCGGCAAGCTGGCGACGCCCGATGAGGTAGCCGAGGCGGTGGTGTTCCTGCTCTCCGACCGCGCCAGCCACATCACCATGACCGATCTCTATGTCGATGGCGGCGCCACGCTGCGCGGCTAA